One region of Streptomyces rishiriensis genomic DNA includes:
- a CDS encoding MerR family transcriptional regulator has translation MKIGDLSGRTGVPTRLLRYYEEQDLLHPDRGENGYRSYGEAAVRDVQQIRGLLESGLTTEMIRAILPYLSGPDEIVLPAEHLTPETAALLEGHIDRIQARIDCLARNRDRLSAYFSAVRPDGVAAPHSSPHG, from the coding sequence ATGAAGATCGGTGACCTCTCCGGCCGCACGGGCGTCCCCACCCGGCTGCTCCGCTACTACGAGGAGCAGGACCTGCTCCACCCCGACCGGGGCGAGAACGGCTATCGCTCGTACGGGGAGGCGGCCGTCCGGGACGTCCAGCAGATCCGCGGGCTGCTCGAATCCGGCCTCACCACCGAGATGATCCGCGCGATCCTGCCGTATCTGTCCGGTCCCGACGAGATCGTCCTGCCGGCCGAGCACCTCACCCCGGAGACCGCCGCGCTCCTCGAGGGTCACATCGACCGCATCCAGGCCCGGATCGACTGCCTGGCCCGCAACCGCGACCGGTTGAGCGCCTATTTCTCGGCGGTACGACCGGACGGTGTGGCAGCGCCCCACTCGTCCCCGCACGGGTAA
- a CDS encoding GNAT family N-acetyltransferase → METKGSFVVPTAPLRLEGAGIVLREWTEDDVDALVEMYDDPEIARWTPVVSPFDSGAARAYLDKARTSRAEGRTAQLAVTTDGGRPRGEVLLFRSGSDERDAELAYGVGAEHRGQGLAARAVRLVTELTLRELRPRRLVLCIEHGNTASEAVAHACGFTLTDELPVTRQAKGREVLLRTWSLRPENADRG, encoded by the coding sequence ATGGAGACCAAGGGAAGTTTCGTCGTACCGACCGCACCGCTGCGGCTCGAAGGGGCGGGGATCGTGCTGCGCGAATGGACCGAGGACGACGTCGACGCGCTGGTGGAGATGTACGACGACCCCGAGATCGCCCGGTGGACCCCGGTCGTCTCGCCCTTCGACTCCGGCGCGGCCCGCGCCTACCTCGACAAGGCGCGCACGAGCCGGGCCGAGGGCCGCACCGCCCAGCTCGCGGTCACCACGGACGGCGGGCGCCCCAGGGGCGAGGTGCTGCTGTTCCGCAGCGGTTCCGACGAGCGGGACGCCGAACTCGCCTACGGTGTCGGCGCCGAGCACCGCGGGCAGGGGCTCGCCGCCCGGGCGGTGCGCCTGGTCACGGAACTCACGCTGCGCGAACTCAGGCCACGGCGGCTGGTGTTGTGCATCGAGCACGGGAACACGGCGAGCGAGGCCGTCGCCCACGCCTGCGGGTTCACGCTCACCGACGAGCTGCCCGTGACCCGGCAGGCCAAGGGCCGCGAAGTCCTGCTGCGCACCTGGTCCCTCCGCCCGGAGAACGCCGACCGGGGCTGA
- a CDS encoding sigma-70 family RNA polymerase sigma factor gives MSTQQTAVPCPAPIQESLADAELARGLAAGDEASLAAVYHRWRALVHSLAWRSLGDAREAEDVTQQVFLGVWSGRAGYRPERGALGGWIVGITRRKIADALAARTRRQELVASAGSWLTLRDPGLGGPEGSLDHVLVRGELARLPAPQRQVLRLTFYEDLTQTQIAERTGWPLGTVKSHARRGMLRLRGRLGSGPQD, from the coding sequence ATGAGCACGCAGCAGACCGCCGTGCCCTGTCCCGCCCCGATCCAGGAGTCGCTCGCCGACGCGGAACTCGCCCGGGGACTGGCGGCGGGGGACGAGGCGTCCCTGGCCGCCGTGTACCACCGCTGGCGCGCCCTGGTGCACTCACTCGCCTGGCGTTCCCTGGGCGACGCGAGGGAGGCCGAGGACGTCACCCAGCAGGTGTTCCTCGGGGTGTGGAGCGGTCGTGCGGGCTACCGGCCCGAGCGCGGCGCCCTCGGCGGCTGGATCGTCGGCATCACCCGGCGCAAGATCGCCGACGCGCTGGCCGCCCGGACCCGCCGCCAGGAACTCGTCGCCTCGGCCGGCTCCTGGCTGACCCTGCGCGACCCCGGCCTCGGCGGTCCCGAGGGGTCCCTCGACCACGTGCTGGTGCGCGGTGAACTCGCCAGGCTTCCGGCACCGCAGCGGCAGGTCCTGCGGCTGACCTTCTACGAGGACCTGACGCAGACGCAGATCGCCGAGCGGACGGGCTGGCCCCTGGGCACGGTCAAGAGCCACGCCCGGCGCGGCATGCTGCGGCTGCGCGGCCGCCTGGGGTCCGGACCGCAGGACTGA
- a CDS encoding SPW repeat protein produces MANVSPTRGDMSTHPDVPEMQARYARMLGGRDVALVDGPVFLLGLYCAVSPWILHYTASQPALMTHNLIVGIAIGLLALGFTAAPARMYGLSWAMCALGIWMIIAPWVVGDSPDAGVAVNNIIIGALALILGLMCTATAARSTPQS; encoded by the coding sequence ATGGCCAACGTCTCGCCCACCAGAGGTGACATGTCGACGCACCCCGATGTCCCCGAGATGCAGGCGAGGTACGCCCGCATGCTCGGCGGTCGTGATGTGGCGCTCGTGGACGGACCGGTGTTCCTGCTCGGTCTGTACTGCGCCGTGTCCCCGTGGATCCTTCACTACACCGCCAGCCAGCCCGCGCTCATGACCCACAACCTGATCGTCGGGATCGCGATCGGCCTGCTGGCCCTCGGATTCACCGCGGCTCCCGCGCGGATGTACGGCCTGAGCTGGGCCATGTGCGCGCTGGGCATCTGGATGATCATCGCACCGTGGGTCGTCGGCGACAGCCCGGACGCCGGTGTCGCGGTCAACAACATCATCATCGGTGCGCTGGCCCTGATCCTGGGACTGATGTGCACCGCCACGGCGGCGCGGAGTACCCCGCAGTCGTAG
- a CDS encoding chaplin, giving the protein MAVAAVSGAMAVTLPAHADSAADGSAADSPGLISGNGLQLPVNLPVNLCGNTVNVVGVLNPAAGNTCVNEGAAAAAGPRGASSDGGAAAHGVTQDSPGVVSGNGVQLPVHLPVNVSGNSVNAVGIANPAFGNESVNVSDAEPAPPGEPAPQPPARHNPPSQPQHPGPRAVPQTPALASHSGVPEAVSSLARTGADATLPALAGSAALLLGGVALQRRFRPHAER; this is encoded by the coding sequence TGCGATGGCTGTGACACTGCCCGCACACGCCGACTCCGCGGCGGACGGCTCCGCGGCCGACTCGCCCGGGCTGATCTCCGGCAACGGTCTCCAGCTGCCGGTGAACCTCCCCGTGAACCTGTGCGGGAACACGGTGAACGTGGTGGGGGTGCTGAACCCCGCGGCGGGCAACACCTGCGTCAACGAGGGTGCGGCGGCCGCTGCCGGGCCGCGCGGCGCGTCGTCCGACGGAGGCGCAGCCGCGCACGGCGTCACGCAGGACTCCCCGGGTGTCGTCTCCGGCAACGGCGTCCAGTTGCCGGTCCACCTCCCGGTGAACGTCAGCGGCAACAGCGTGAACGCCGTCGGCATCGCGAACCCGGCATTCGGCAACGAGTCCGTCAACGTTTCCGATGCGGAGCCCGCGCCGCCCGGCGAGCCCGCTCCGCAGCCGCCGGCCCGGCACAACCCGCCCTCGCAGCCCCAGCATCCGGGCCCGCGGGCCGTTCCGCAGACGCCGGCCCTCGCGTCGCACAGCGGGGTGCCCGAGGCCGTGTCCTCGCTCGCCCGCACGGGCGCCGACGCCACCCTGCCCGCCCTCGCCGGCAGCGCGGCCCTGCTGCTCGGCGGTGTGGCCCTCCAGCGGCGGTTCCGCCCGCACGCGGAGCGCTGA
- a CDS encoding GNAT family N-acetyltransferase, whose amino-acid sequence MDHAAVLALYDRDMREGARPESSDARVERTGGVVRHVGGEGGWSGVLWSDLDSGDADAVIAEQVAYFTGLGHEFEWKLYGHDRPADLAQRLAAAGFTADPEETLMIGETVDQLMDAEPPVGVRIVPVTDRAGVELMVEANERAFGHDGSWLRDLLLARLTAEPDAIVALVAMAGDVPVSSARMELIPGTRFAGLWGGGTVEGWRGRGVYRALIAHRARIAADRGYRYLQVDASDQSRPILERLGFAPLSTTTPYVYAR is encoded by the coding sequence ATGGATCATGCCGCGGTACTCGCCCTGTACGACCGGGACATGCGCGAGGGCGCGCGCCCCGAGAGCTCCGACGCGCGCGTCGAACGGACCGGCGGCGTGGTCCGTCATGTCGGCGGGGAGGGCGGCTGGAGCGGGGTGCTCTGGTCGGACCTGGACTCGGGCGACGCCGACGCGGTGATCGCGGAACAGGTCGCCTACTTTACCGGGCTCGGCCACGAGTTCGAGTGGAAGCTGTACGGGCACGACCGTCCGGCCGACCTCGCGCAACGTCTCGCGGCGGCCGGTTTCACCGCCGATCCGGAGGAGACCTTGATGATCGGGGAGACCGTCGACCAGCTGATGGACGCCGAACCGCCCGTGGGCGTCCGCATCGTCCCCGTCACGGACCGGGCGGGCGTCGAGCTCATGGTCGAGGCGAACGAGAGGGCGTTCGGACACGACGGCTCCTGGCTGCGCGACCTCCTGCTCGCGCGGCTCACCGCCGAGCCGGACGCGATCGTGGCCCTGGTCGCGATGGCGGGGGACGTGCCGGTGAGCTCGGCGCGGATGGAACTCATCCCCGGGACGCGGTTCGCGGGCCTGTGGGGCGGCGGCACCGTCGAGGGCTGGCGCGGCCGGGGCGTCTACCGCGCGCTGATCGCCCATCGCGCCCGTATCGCCGCCGACCGCGGCTACCGCTATCTCCAGGTCGACGCCTCCGACCAGAGCCGCCCCATCCTCGAACGTCTGGGCTTCGCGCCCCTGAGCACCACGACGCCGTACGTGTACGCGCGCTGA
- a CDS encoding MFS transporter → MSTTSMVKGTAVPASLPWPGLLALSTAAFTAVVTELLPAGLLPRMALALGVPEARVGFLVTGYAVASFAAAIPVTALLRGLPRRPVLVGTLLGFALSNAVVALSSSYGLTFAARLVAGVMGGTLWAMLAGYAARMVPAERRGRAIAVVLAGITLALSLGVPAGTALAEMLGWRVTFGLLSGLAVLLVGWVRWRVPRFPGEARGERVPLARVALLPGLPVILSVTLFLLLGHQVLYTYIAPFTEHAGFGRTDVVLLVFGAATVAGIWGTGLLVDRRPRATLLGALAVCAAVMLALGRYADAPAVLLVSVALWGVAFGGAPTLVQTALVDASGPAASDVATSLQTTVYNAGIAGGSLTGGVVLETLGAGALPWTALPLVALALAAAALGRRHAFPVTRSRA, encoded by the coding sequence ATGTCCACCACCTCCATGGTCAAGGGCACCGCCGTGCCCGCGTCCCTGCCCTGGCCGGGGCTGCTCGCCCTGTCCACGGCCGCCTTCACCGCCGTGGTGACCGAGTTGCTCCCCGCCGGGTTGCTGCCGCGCATGGCGCTCGCGCTCGGCGTCCCCGAGGCCCGGGTCGGGTTTCTGGTCACCGGGTACGCGGTGGCGTCGTTCGCGGCGGCGATCCCGGTGACCGCGCTGCTGCGCGGCCTGCCGCGCCGGCCGGTCCTCGTCGGCACCCTGCTGGGCTTCGCGCTGAGCAACGCGGTCGTCGCCCTGTCGTCGTCGTACGGCCTGACCTTCGCCGCACGTCTGGTCGCCGGCGTCATGGGCGGCACGCTGTGGGCGATGCTCGCCGGGTACGCGGCCCGGATGGTGCCGGCCGAGCGGCGCGGCCGGGCGATCGCGGTCGTGCTGGCCGGCATCACGCTCGCGCTGTCGCTGGGCGTGCCCGCCGGAACGGCGCTGGCCGAGATGCTCGGCTGGCGCGTGACGTTCGGGCTGCTGTCCGGGCTCGCGGTGCTGCTCGTGGGCTGGGTGCGGTGGCGGGTCCCGCGCTTCCCGGGCGAGGCACGGGGCGAGCGGGTGCCGCTCGCCCGGGTCGCCCTGCTGCCGGGACTCCCGGTGATCCTTTCCGTCACCTTGTTCCTGCTGCTGGGCCACCAGGTGCTGTACACGTACATCGCGCCGTTCACCGAGCACGCGGGGTTCGGACGCACGGACGTGGTGCTGCTGGTGTTCGGGGCGGCCACGGTCGCCGGGATCTGGGGGACGGGCCTGCTGGTGGACCGCCGTCCGCGCGCCACGCTGCTCGGCGCGCTCGCCGTCTGCGCGGCGGTCATGCTCGCCCTCGGCCGGTACGCCGACGCGCCCGCCGTGCTGCTGGTCTCCGTCGCCCTGTGGGGAGTGGCCTTCGGCGGGGCGCCGACCCTCGTCCAGACGGCACTGGTGGACGCTTCGGGGCCCGCCGCCTCGGACGTGGCGACCTCGCTCCAGACCACGGTGTACAACGCGGGCATCGCGGGCGGCTCACTGACCGGAGGCGTGGTCCTGGAGACGCTGGGCGCGGGGGCCCTGCCCTGGACGGCGCTGCCCCTGGTAGCACTGGCCCTCGCCGCGGCCGCGCTGGGCCGCCGGCACGCCTTTCCGGTCACGCGGAGCCGGGCCTAG